A part of Antechinus flavipes isolate AdamAnt ecotype Samford, QLD, Australia chromosome 6, AdamAnt_v2, whole genome shotgun sequence genomic DNA contains:
- the LOC127541328 gene encoding olfactory receptor 4C11-like isoform X1 — protein sequence MRNNVTEFILLGLTQDPEKQKIVFVIFLVFYTATVLGNLLIIVTIKTSPTLGSPMYFFLTYLSIADSCFSTTTAPKLIVDNLSHKNTISFDECMTQLFAMHFFGCMEILVLILMAFDRYVAICKPLHYSVIMNHRVCGILILLAWVGSFLHSIAQIILILSVPFCGPNVIDHYFCDLQPLLRLGCMDTYVLNLLVVSNSGAICSASFILLMISYTIILHSLRNHSAEGKRKALSTCSSHIIVVIIFFGPCIFMYTRPPTTFPLDKLVSVFYTIITPFLNPLIYTLRNEEVKNAMKKLWKRK from the exons ATGAGAAACAATGTGACTGAATTCATTCTGCTTGGACTGACACAAGACCcagagaagcaaaagatagtatttgtcattttcttggtatTCTACACTGCCACTGTGTTGGGGAACCTACTAATTATTGTAACAATCAAGACCAGTCCTACACTTGGTTCCCCTATGTACTTTTTCTTAACCTATTTATCCATTGCAGATTCTTGTTTTTCTACCACCACAGCTCCCAAATTGATTGTGGACAACCTTTCTCACAAAAACACTATTTCCTTTGATGAGTGCATGACCCAGCTTTTTGCCATGCATTTCTTTGGCTGCATGGAGATATTAGTCCTCATTCTAATGGCTTTTGATCGCTATGTAGCCATCTGTAAGCCTTTACACTACTCAGTCATCATGAACCACAGGGTATGTGGGATCTTGATTCTACTGGCATGGGTAGGGTCATTTCTGCATTCTATAGCCCAGATAATCCTTATCTTAAGTGTGCCTTTCTGTGGTCCCAATGTGATTGAccattatttctgtgatttgcaACCTTTGTTGAGATTGGGATGCATGGATACATATGTATTAAATCTCTTAGTAGTTTCCAATAGTGGAGCCATATGCTCAGCAAGCTTCATTTTGTTGATGATTTCCTACACAATTATACTGCACTCCCTGAGAAATCATAGTGCAGAGGGGAAGCGCAAAGCCCTTTCCACCTGCAGCTCCCATATCATTGTTGTCATCATATTTTTTGGTCCCTGTATATTCATGTATACCCGCCCTCCAACCACCTTCCCTCTTGATAAGTTGGTATCTGTATTTTATACCATTATAACACCCTTCCTCAATCCTTTGATCTATACCCTAAggaatgaagaagtaaaaaatgCCATGAAGAAGCTATGGA aaagaaaataa
- the LOC127541328 gene encoding olfactory receptor 4C11-like isoform X2: MRNNVTEFILLGLTQDPEKQKIVFVIFLVFYTATVLGNLLIIVTIKTSPTLGSPMYFFLTYLSIADSCFSTTTAPKLIVDNLSHKNTISFDECMTQLFAMHFFGCMEILVLILMAFDRYVAICKPLHYSVIMNHRVCGILILLAWVGSFLHSIAQIILILSVPFCGPNVIDHYFCDLQPLLRLGCMDTYVLNLLVVSNSGAICSASFILLMISYTIILHSLRNHSAEGKRKALSTCSSHIIVVIIFFGPCIFMYTRPPTTFPLDKLVSVFYTIITPFLNPLIYTLRNEEVKNAMKKLWSTRVTSRDK; the protein is encoded by the coding sequence ATGAGAAACAATGTGACTGAATTCATTCTGCTTGGACTGACACAAGACCcagagaagcaaaagatagtatttgtcattttcttggtatTCTACACTGCCACTGTGTTGGGGAACCTACTAATTATTGTAACAATCAAGACCAGTCCTACACTTGGTTCCCCTATGTACTTTTTCTTAACCTATTTATCCATTGCAGATTCTTGTTTTTCTACCACCACAGCTCCCAAATTGATTGTGGACAACCTTTCTCACAAAAACACTATTTCCTTTGATGAGTGCATGACCCAGCTTTTTGCCATGCATTTCTTTGGCTGCATGGAGATATTAGTCCTCATTCTAATGGCTTTTGATCGCTATGTAGCCATCTGTAAGCCTTTACACTACTCAGTCATCATGAACCACAGGGTATGTGGGATCTTGATTCTACTGGCATGGGTAGGGTCATTTCTGCATTCTATAGCCCAGATAATCCTTATCTTAAGTGTGCCTTTCTGTGGTCCCAATGTGATTGAccattatttctgtgatttgcaACCTTTGTTGAGATTGGGATGCATGGATACATATGTATTAAATCTCTTAGTAGTTTCCAATAGTGGAGCCATATGCTCAGCAAGCTTCATTTTGTTGATGATTTCCTACACAATTATACTGCACTCCCTGAGAAATCATAGTGCAGAGGGGAAGCGCAAAGCCCTTTCCACCTGCAGCTCCCATATCATTGTTGTCATCATATTTTTTGGTCCCTGTATATTCATGTATACCCGCCCTCCAACCACCTTCCCTCTTGATAAGTTGGTATCTGTATTTTATACCATTATAACACCCTTCCTCAATCCTTTGATCTATACCCTAAggaatgaagaagtaaaaaatgCCATGAAGAAGCTATGGAGCACCAGAGTGACTTCAAGGGACAAATAA